In the Mytilus galloprovincialis chromosome 10, xbMytGall1.hap1.1, whole genome shotgun sequence genome, one interval contains:
- the LOC143049634 gene encoding centrosomal protein of 162 kDa-like, with translation MKGKGKRRQMDEDETEVLSEMNGFTDRVNEKQYEPETFADRTHISDVIKENEVLKSKVDELQLEVDTHSIELQKYQAHFEDKNRKTREKYEEQIGVLRSSHQRELQKFLADNALQHSASRMAELQSKTDAQQVMIKHLKDKLNKSHLDSEQLSILRIQNVSLENQIDRLKEELHEAKKFHTPEMKHFESIQQKIQMEKKRETREFELQQIIKNAKHTASVEMDQEANKWKGIVDSKNSEI, from the exons atgaaagGTAAAGGAAAGAGGAGACAGATGGATGAAGATGAAACAGAAGTTTTATCTGAAATGAACGGATTTACAGACAGAGTCAATGAAAAACAATATGAACCAGAAACATTTGCTGATAGAACTCATATATCTGATGTGATAAAAGAAAATGAAGTGTTAAAATCAAAG gTTGATGAACTGCAGCTAGAGGTTGATACACATAGTATTGAATTACAGAAATATCAGGCTCATTTTGAAGATAAGAATCgtaaaacaagagaaaaatatGAAGAACAG ATTGGTGTACTAAGATCTTCACACCAGAGGGAGCTACAGAAATTTTTGGCTGACAACGCTTTACAACATTCTGCTTCTAGAATGGCAGAGTTACAATCAAAAACAGATGCTCAACAG gtgatgataaaacatttaaaagacaaGTTAAATAAATCACATTTAGATTCCGAACAGCTCTCTATACTGCGGATACAGAATGTCAGTTTAGAAAACCAAATTGACAGACTAAAAGAGGAATTACATGAGGCAAAGAAATTCCACACTCCA GAAATGAAACATTTTGAATCCATTCAGCAGAAGATTCAAATGGAGAAAAAACGTGAAACACGAGAATTTGAACTgcaacaaattattaaaaatgccAAACACACAGCTTCAGTGGAAATGGACCAGGAAGCAAATAAATGGAAAGGAATTGTTGATTCTAAAAATAGTGAAATTTAA